A DNA window from Jaculus jaculus isolate mJacJac1 chromosome 1, mJacJac1.mat.Y.cur, whole genome shotgun sequence contains the following coding sequences:
- the LOC101599815 gene encoding chromobox protein homolog 1, whose product MELSRAGGHYGEKQNKKKVEEVLEEEEEEYVVEKALDRRVVKGKVEYLLKWKGFSDEDNTWEPEENLDCPDLIPEFLQSQKTAHETDISEGGKRKADSDSEDKGEESKPKKKKEESEKPQGFARGLEPERIIGATDSSGELMFLMKWKNSDEADLVPAKEANVKCPQVVISYEERLTWHSYPSEDDDKKDDKN is encoded by the exons ATGGAGCTTAGCAG AGCTGGCGGGCActatggggaaaaacaaaacaagaagaaagtggaggaagtgcttgaagaagaggaagaggaatatGTGGTGGAAAAAGCTCTTGATCGACGAGTTGTCAAGGGAAAAGTAGAATATCTCCTAAAGTGGAAGGGTTTCTCAGATGAGGACAATACGTGGGAGCCAGAAGAGAACCTGGATTGCCCTGACCTGATCCCTGAGTTTCTACAGTCACAGAAAACAGCACATGAGACAGATATATCAGAGGGAGGCAAGCGAAAAGCCGACTCTGATTCTGAAGATAAGGGAGAGGAGagcaaaccaaagaagaaaaaagaagagtcagAAAAGCCACAAGGCTTTGCCCGAGGTTTGGAGCCAGAGCGGATTATTGGAGCTACAGACTCCAGTGGAGAGCTCATGTTCCTGATGAAATGGAAAAACTCTGATGAGGCTGACCTGGTCCCTGCCAAGGAAGCCAATGTCAAGTGCCCACAGGTTGTCATATCCTATGAGGAAAGGCTGACGTGGCATTCCTACCCCTCAGAGGATGATGACAAAAAAGACGACAAGAATTAA